CAAAAACTCCAGGCACAAGGGGGTGGAGTTTTTTATTGTTTAATTAGGTTGACTTACTTGTTTTTTGATAACTTACAAATAGTATATCTGGCAATTGAGGAACCTACGATGACTTGGGAATTTTGGATTGATCGGGGTGGTACATTTACTGATATTATAGCAAAGCGCCCCGATGGGCAACTGGTAATTCATAAGCTATTGTCAGAAAATCCTGAACGCTACACCGATGCAGCAGTCCAAGGAATTCGCGAGATTTTGGGTGTTGCTGCTAATGCGCCAACTCCAGCAGAACAGGTTGCAGTGGTGAAGATGGGAACCACGGTAGCGACGAATGCGCTATTGGAAAAAAAAGGCGACCGCACAATTCTACTAATCACCAAAGGATTTCGGGATGCGCTGCGAATCGGTTATCAAAACCGTCCTGATATTTTCGCTCGTGAGATTATTTTGCCAGAAATATTATATGAGCAGGTGATTGAAGTCGAAGAACGTTACACTGCTCAAGGTGAAGAGTTAATTCCCCTCAATCTTGAGGCTGTGCGTCCACAATTGCAAGCAGCATATGATGATGGAATTCGTGCTTGTGCTATTGTTTTGATGCACAGCTACCGCTACACCGAACATGAAAATAGGGTGGCAATTTTAGCGAGAAACATTGGTTTTACTCAAGTTTCAGTATCTCACACAGTTAGCCCGCTGATGAAATTAGTTAGTCGGGGCGATACGACGGTGATTGATGCTTATTTGTCGCCAATTTTGCGCCGATATGTGGAGCAAGTGGCGAGTCAGTTGGGAAATGGGGAGAGGGAGACGGATTTTCAGTCCCCAGTCAAGTTGATGTTTATGCAATCTAACGGGGGACTGGTTGATGCTGAAAAGTTTCAAGGTAAGGATAGTATTTTATCAGGACCGGCTGGCGGAATTGTGGGGGCGGTGCAAACAAGTCTGAGGGCTGGATTTGATAAAATCATTAGTTTTGATATGGGGGGCACGTCTACGGATGTAGCTCATTACAATGGTGAATATGAACGCAGTTTTGAAACCGAAATAGCGGGTGTGCGTCTGCGGACGCCGATGATGGCTATTCATACTGTCGCTGCTGGTGGGGGTTCAATTGTGCAATTTGATGGTTCTCGCTATCGGGTGGGGCCAGAGTCAGCGGGAGCGAATCCTGGACCTGCTTCCTACTCGAAGGGGGGTCCGCTGACGGTGACTGATTGTAATGTGATGGTGGGTAAGTTGCAACCAGCGTTTTTTCCTCAAGTGTTTGGAAAGAATGCAGATTTACCGTTGGATGTAGAGATTGTCCGCCAGAAGTTTACCCAGTTGGCGGCCCAAATTGGGGATAATCGCCGGACAGAAGAGGTAGCGGCGGGATTTTTGGCGATCGCAGTTGATAAAATGGCGAATGCAATTAAAAAAATCTCTCTCCAACGCGGCTATGATGTGTCTGAATATACTTTATGTTGTTTTGGCGGCGCTGGTGGGCAACATGCTTGTTTAATTGCAGATGCTTTGGGGATGAAGCAGGTGTTTATCCATCCCTATGCTGGGGTTTTATCTGCTTATGGTATGGGTTTGGCGGATGTGCGGGTGATTCGAGAGCGGGCGGTGGAAGGTGTTTTGAGTGAGGGGTTGGAGTCGGTTTTGGCGGTGTTGGTGAGGGAGTCAGAAGAGGAGACGAACCGCAGAGGCGCAGAGGATTCGGAGATTGAGGTGTTGCGGAAGGTGCATTTGCGCTATGAGGGGACGGATGCGCCGTTAATTGTGGATTTTGGCGATGTGGTGGCGATGAAGTCTCAGTTTGAGGGGTTACATCGTCAGCGTTACGGGTTTATTGCGCCTGAAAAGCAGCTAATTGTTGAGGCGGTTTCGGTTGAGGTGGTGGCGAAGAATGATGCGCCGCCAGAATTGGTAGTTTCACGCAGAAATGATGATGAAGCCGTGGCTATTGCTACTGTGCAAATGTATACGGCTGGGGCATGGCATACTACACCAGTGTATCAGCGGCAGGATTTGCAACCAGGGGATTGTATTTGTGGACCTGCAATTATTGTGGAAGCGACTGGTACCAATGTTATTGAACCACATTGGCAAGCTGAGTTAACCCCACTGAATCATCTGGTTCTGTCAGTGGTCAGTCGTCAGTTGTCAGTTGTTAAAGATCAAGAAATCAGGACGAATGACATAGGACAAAAACCAGATCCGGTGATGTTGGAGATTTTCAACAATTTGTTGCGGGCGATCGCAGAACAAATGGGGATATCTTTACAGAATACTAGTTCTTCAGTCAATATTAAAGAACGCCTGGATTTTTCCTGTGCAATTTTTGATGGTTCTGGACAATTGGTGGCAAATGCGCCACATATTCCTGTGCATCTTGGTTCGATGAGTGAAAGTGTCCAAGCTTTAATTACAGCTTATGGCAATACTATCAAACCAGGTGATATATTCGCTTCCAATAACCCGTACAACGGTGGTACTCACCTACCAGATATTACCGTCATCACCCCAGTTTTCCCTAATTCTTCCCATCTCCCCATGTTCTACCTCGCCTCACGGGGACACCATGCAGATATTGGCGGTATTACTCCCGGTTCGATGCCACCTCATAGTGAAAGTGTAACAGAAGAAGGCATTTTATTGGATAATTTTCAGTTAGTTGCTGCCGGCAATTTTCGAGAAACAGAATTAGTCGAATTGCTGGCTAGTGAACCTTACCCCGCCAGGAATATAACTCAGAATATAGCAGATTTAAAAGCACAAATTGCTGCCAATGAACGCGGGATGCAAGAACTGCAAAAAATGGTGGAACATTACAGCTTAGAAACTGTCCAAGCTTACATGGGATTTGTGCAAGATAACGCGGAAGAATCGGTACGCCGTGTGATTGAAGTTTTACAAGATGGCAGTTTTAGTTATGCTTTAGATGATGGTAGTGTCATTCATGTCAAAATTACCATTAACAGAGAAAATCGTAGTGCCAAAATTGATTTTACTGGCACTTCTCCCCAGTTACCTAATAATTTTAATGCTCCGGCGGCGGTGTGTAAAGCAGCAGTTTTATATGTGTTCCGCACCTTGGTAAATGATGACATTCCTTTAAATGCAGGATGTCTCAAGCCTTTAGAAATTATTATTCCTGAAGGTTGTATGTTAAATCCCCGTTATCCTGCGGCTGTTGTTGCGGGAAATGTGGAAACTTCTCAAGCTATCACCGATACTTTGTATGGTGCGTTGGGTGTTTTAGCTGCGTCTGGGGGAAGCATGAATAATTTTACCTTTGGTAATCAACGCTATCAATATTATGAAACCATCTGCGGTGGTTCGGGCGCGGGTGCAGATTTTGATGGTACAGATGGAGTTCAGACTCATATGACAAATTCCCGACTTACTGATCCAGAAGTATTAGAATGGCGTTTTCCTGTGCTTTTAGAAAGTTTTGGTATTCGTCCTGATAGTGGTGGTCAAGGAAATCATCGTGGGGGAAATGGGGTCATTCGTCGTCTACGTTTTTTAGCAGAAATGACAGCGGGAATTCTTTCTAATCACCGCGTTGTTCCACCTTTTGGGTTATGTGGTGCTGAAGCGGGTAAGGTAGGAAAAAATTATGTTGAAAGTGGTGATGGAAGGGTAGATGAATTAGGAAGTAAAGCTGTAGTTACGATGAATGTTGGTGATGTATTTGTGATTGAAACTCCTGGGGGTGGGGGTTATGGTGAGTTGGAAATATAATGTTTAATAGTATTAGTAAATCGACCCTGACGGGGCGCGGGCGCAAGGCCTTGCGCCCCTACGAGTATCTGTGGTTATTGGGTGAAAATTGCTGTAATATCATGTTCGGATAAATACTTGTCATTGCGTAGCCTTCGGCGCTCGTAGAGAACGCAACGCTTGCAATAACATTTTATAAGCGATCAACAGAACATGATATTACACAATGAAGTGCGGAAAGTCGGCTAAATACCTGAAAAGTGCTGTAAGCGATCAGCTAGTCCTTTCAGTGTCATATTTTGGGCGATCTCATCATGGGGGATCAAGACGTAAACCCAAGGTTTTCCACCGTGATTTAGCATATAGTCAGAAGCATTTTGACACCATTTTACTGCTGCTTCCTTTTTAGTAACTACTTGAGGATCATCTATTTCATCTCGATTTTTAGGTTCGAGCATATAGATAATTTCTTCTGTCTCTGCAACAAAATCGGGTTGATATTCTAGGTAAGATCCATTCCATTTGTAATAAAGCTGAAATTGTCCTCTTGCAGGTTTAAACCATTTAATTGCATCTCGTTCTAAAATTATAGATAACACCCTCTCGCCTTCGGATTGAAACTTCTGTTCTGGATAGAGGCATTTAGAGAAGCCTGTAAATAGGTATTTGGACATCTTACTTTTATCTGGTGGCGAATACCGATAATCGAGAGTGTCATTTGCGTTTGTGGTGTAGGCGCTATCTTTTAGGGTTGTAAAACCTTGACTGATTTTGACTTCGTAATCTACTGTCTCTTCCCAAAAATGTTTTTGCATTTGGCTATGGACATAATTGGCGATTTCACGTTGGTAATAACGTAAAATACTGCGTGCATCATCCTCAGAGAATTGGGTGAGATAATAACTTACGACTTGACCAGCTAGATCATAGAGTAAATCAGCGTGTTCGTCATAGGAAATATCATCAAAATTAACTAAATTTTTGACAATATAGTTTTCTATCCGAGACTCTTGAAAGTTTGTTTTTTTTATTTCTACGGATGCAGAGTCATTAGTTGCCAGAGATTGAATATGTAATTCTTCGGATGGAACGGGATAATTTAAGCCTGTTATATCTAGGGCAAAAGATCTGAAACCTGATCGCACTTCTCCTTTAGGAATGACAATAATTTTGGGAATGTCAATAGTTTGCTGAATTACTAAATTAGTTGTCTTAGCAACAATCGCTTCAATATTTGGTGGTGGAGTTACGCCTTCGATTTCCAGTTGTTCTGGCTGATATTCTCTAGTTACGGCTTCACGCACTATTGCCTGAATTTTTGGTGATGAGAGGTATGCTGTGGTTGGTACTTCTTCAGGGTGATTCTCAAGCTTCTGAATTTCTTGGTAAGTAAGCTGTGCGATTTTTTGTTCTATTGGCGATTCAAATATAGGTGGTTGACTATTTTTATTTTCTGTTTCGGGCAAGTTTATAGTTTGTTCAGCGGTAATTTCTAAATTTTGAGCTAGTTTCGACCGAGAAACTACCGTTTCTGTTCTTTGCTGTAAATCTTCAGGTGTAAGGATAATTTGTTGTAATCTAATTTGTGATTCTGGGCGTTTTGCTTCTTCGACAATTTCTTGAAATTTGTCATGGGCAACAATGTTAAGGCGATCTACAATGGTTACACCTGTGCGCTTACCATAAGGTAAACGTAAGCCGCGCCCGATGGATTGTTCGATCAAGATTCTAGAATTTGCGGCTCTTAAAGGTACTATTGTATAGAGATTGGTAACATCCCAGCCTTCTTTGAGCATATTCACATGAATAACTATCTCAGTTAGTTCATCTGGATGTTCTACTTTGAGCAATCGCTCTACCATTTCATCTTCCTGAGCGCCTGTTTTACTGGAATCAACTTGAATGACTTTATCTTTGTAATAACCTTCTGAAAATTCATCAGATTTAATCAGTTCTACAAGTTGTGTTGCATGGGTAGTGTCACGGGCAATGACAAGCATAAATGGCTTGACAATTGGCTTTTCAGTTTGGAGGCTATATGTTTCTAATTCAGCTTTAATATTTTCGTGCAGATAGATTCCGTCTTCTAGCTTTATTCGCTCGATTGCTTGTGGTGAAAAGGACGCAGGATTAAAGTCTTTGCGGGTGACGACGGCAGGATCTTTAACAAACCCATCTATGATTGCCCGTCCCAAAGAATACTCATAAATAACATTTTTAAAATATATTGGTTTTTTACTGGTTTCAACAGAGGGTGTGGCTGTTAGTTCTAAACCCATTAGTGGTTTTAATTCGTTAATGGTGCGAACTCCTGCTGAGGCTCGATAGCGGTGGGATTCATCCATTAAGATTACTAGGTCTTTTAACTCGGATAGGTAATCAAAATAGCTTTCGCCAATATATTCGGATAATCGCTTAATTTTTGGAATTTTGCCACCGCGCACTTCAGAGTTAATTTTTGAGATATTAAAAATATTGATTTTGCAACGGGTAAAATCAGGAATGATAGATGACTTTTCGTAGTTATCACCTGTGATGATTTCTGGTGGATTGATCGCAAATTCAGAAATACCTGTAAATACATATTTTGATGTGTTAGGCGTGAAATCAGTAATTAGTTTTTTATAAATGGTTAAATTAGGCGCTAAAACGAAGAAGTTTTTAATACCATGAGCTTGGTTTAGGTAACTGATAAAAGCTCCCATTAGTCGCGTTTTACCAACACCTGTTGCTAGTGCAAAACATAGTGAGGGAAATTCGCGCTCGAAGTCAGTAACGTTTGGAAATTCAGTTTTAATGGCGGCTAGACTTGTGGCTATATCTGTTTGTGCTTTAATGGGCAATAGTTCACAAATACGATCTAGGATTTCTAATGATTCGCGTTGGGGATGACGTAAGCTGAGACGATTAGCAATGTTATTAACAAATTGATTCATTATAGGTTTTCCATGTCAAATAGTGATAGTTGTCCGATTTTTTGGGGCGCTTTGGGCAGGTTTTCTATTTTGAGGCTGTAATCATCGTGTCCCCATTCGCATCGTGCAAGTATTTGTTTAGGAATTTTCTTGATGGTAAGATTTGGGAATATATCGACTTTGCCACAAAAGGCGCTACATAAAACAAGTAGAGTGCGTTCTTGTCCTACTTCATCGGCAAGTTTAGATAATTGTTCGTGACTGAGATTTTGTGTAGTGACATAAATAAAATCCCGTTCGGTGGAGTAGCCATGTTGCCAGTAGAAGGTATCTGATGGTGCATAGGTGAAGCCTTCAATTTTACATAGTGCTTCGGCTAACATGGCGGAGTTGTAGGTTTTATTGATAATCCAGTTATCCCATTTATCTTTTTCTAGGAGTGATGGCGCAAGATGATAGTAACGAAACCCACCGCCACCTTTCCAGTTTACTGCTTTGCTAATTCCACCTTGATCTTCACCATCAATCACTTTTTTTAGTCTGGGAATAATATGGGTATGACAATGTTCGCCTAGTTCAATCATGATCCAGCGTCTTCCCATTTTGTGGGCTACTGCGCCTGTTGTTCCTGAACCTGCGAATGAATCTAAAATTAGATCACCGGGGTTTGATGCAATTTCAATGATTTGATGAATTAATCTCTCTGGCTTTGGAGTGGCAAAGGGATTTTTAGGATTCAGCGCAAGTATTTCTCTTCGAGCATCTTGGGTATGACCTACCTCTTCATAAAGCCATATTGTTGAAGAAACTCGTCCTTGTGAACGCAGATCTGAAAGAAATTTTTTAAGGCGGGGAGTACTATTTTTTCCATCTTTCCCCCAATAAATCTTATTCTCTTTTATATGTTGTTGATGGGTTAACTGATCAAATGCCCACACACGAGTTTG
The Gloeotrichia echinulata CP02 DNA segment above includes these coding regions:
- a CDS encoding hydantoinase B/oxoprolinase family protein; protein product: MTWEFWIDRGGTFTDIIAKRPDGQLVIHKLLSENPERYTDAAVQGIREILGVAANAPTPAEQVAVVKMGTTVATNALLEKKGDRTILLITKGFRDALRIGYQNRPDIFAREIILPEILYEQVIEVEERYTAQGEELIPLNLEAVRPQLQAAYDDGIRACAIVLMHSYRYTEHENRVAILARNIGFTQVSVSHTVSPLMKLVSRGDTTVIDAYLSPILRRYVEQVASQLGNGERETDFQSPVKLMFMQSNGGLVDAEKFQGKDSILSGPAGGIVGAVQTSLRAGFDKIISFDMGGTSTDVAHYNGEYERSFETEIAGVRLRTPMMAIHTVAAGGGSIVQFDGSRYRVGPESAGANPGPASYSKGGPLTVTDCNVMVGKLQPAFFPQVFGKNADLPLDVEIVRQKFTQLAAQIGDNRRTEEVAAGFLAIAVDKMANAIKKISLQRGYDVSEYTLCCFGGAGGQHACLIADALGMKQVFIHPYAGVLSAYGMGLADVRVIRERAVEGVLSEGLESVLAVLVRESEEETNRRGAEDSEIEVLRKVHLRYEGTDAPLIVDFGDVVAMKSQFEGLHRQRYGFIAPEKQLIVEAVSVEVVAKNDAPPELVVSRRNDDEAVAIATVQMYTAGAWHTTPVYQRQDLQPGDCICGPAIIVEATGTNVIEPHWQAELTPLNHLVLSVVSRQLSVVKDQEIRTNDIGQKPDPVMLEIFNNLLRAIAEQMGISLQNTSSSVNIKERLDFSCAIFDGSGQLVANAPHIPVHLGSMSESVQALITAYGNTIKPGDIFASNNPYNGGTHLPDITVITPVFPNSSHLPMFYLASRGHHADIGGITPGSMPPHSESVTEEGILLDNFQLVAAGNFRETELVELLASEPYPARNITQNIADLKAQIAANERGMQELQKMVEHYSLETVQAYMGFVQDNAEESVRRVIEVLQDGSFSYALDDGSVIHVKITINRENRSAKIDFTGTSPQLPNNFNAPAAVCKAAVLYVFRTLVNDDIPLNAGCLKPLEIIIPEGCMLNPRYPAAVVAGNVETSQAITDTLYGALGVLAASGGSMNNFTFGNQRYQYYETICGGSGAGADFDGTDGVQTHMTNSRLTDPEVLEWRFPVLLESFGIRPDSGGQGNHRGGNGVIRRLRFLAEMTAGILSNHRVVPPFGLCGAEAGKVGKNYVESGDGRVDELGSKAVVTMNVGDVFVIETPGGGGYGELEI
- a CDS encoding DEAD/DEAH box helicase family protein, giving the protein MNQFVNNIANRLSLRHPQRESLEILDRICELLPIKAQTDIATSLAAIKTEFPNVTDFEREFPSLCFALATGVGKTRLMGAFISYLNQAHGIKNFFVLAPNLTIYKKLITDFTPNTSKYVFTGISEFAINPPEIITGDNYEKSSIIPDFTRCKINIFNISKINSEVRGGKIPKIKRLSEYIGESYFDYLSELKDLVILMDESHRYRASAGVRTINELKPLMGLELTATPSVETSKKPIYFKNVIYEYSLGRAIIDGFVKDPAVVTRKDFNPASFSPQAIERIKLEDGIYLHENIKAELETYSLQTEKPIVKPFMLVIARDTTHATQLVELIKSDEFSEGYYKDKVIQVDSSKTGAQEDEMVERLLKVEHPDELTEIVIHVNMLKEGWDVTNLYTIVPLRAANSRILIEQSIGRGLRLPYGKRTGVTIVDRLNIVAHDKFQEIVEEAKRPESQIRLQQIILTPEDLQQRTETVVSRSKLAQNLEITAEQTINLPETENKNSQPPIFESPIEQKIAQLTYQEIQKLENHPEEVPTTAYLSSPKIQAIVREAVTREYQPEQLEIEGVTPPPNIEAIVAKTTNLVIQQTIDIPKIIVIPKGEVRSGFRSFALDITGLNYPVPSEELHIQSLATNDSASVEIKKTNFQESRIENYIVKNLVNFDDISYDEHADLLYDLAGQVVSYYLTQFSEDDARSILRYYQREIANYVHSQMQKHFWEETVDYEVKISQGFTTLKDSAYTTNANDTLDYRYSPPDKSKMSKYLFTGFSKCLYPEQKFQSEGERVLSIILERDAIKWFKPARGQFQLYYKWNGSYLEYQPDFVAETEEIIYMLEPKNRDEIDDPQVVTKKEAAVKWCQNASDYMLNHGGKPWVYVLIPHDEIAQNMTLKGLADRLQHFSGI
- a CDS encoding site-specific DNA-methyltransferase, which produces MAKKQRLELTWIGKEIRPKLEPRILLEDAEKSYHAAHRISENDIFDNRLIFGDNLLALKALEQEFTGEVKCIFIDPPYNTGSAFEHYDDGVEHSIWLGLMRDRLEILRNLLSEDGSLWITIDDNEAHYLKVMCDEIFGRVNFVANVIWQKKYAPANDALWLSDSHDHILVFSKNKSIWRPNKLARTSKQNQLYSNPDNDPRGAWMSDNYTCAKSANERPNLYYAIQNPNTNEEIWPKQTRVWAFDQLTHQQHIKENKIYWGKDGKNSTPRLKKFLSDLRSQGRVSSTIWLYEEVGHTQDARREILALNPKNPFATPKPERLIHQIIEIASNPGDLILDSFAGSGTTGAVAHKMGRRWIMIELGEHCHTHIIPRLKKVIDGEDQGGISKAVNWKGGGGFRYYHLAPSLLEKDKWDNWIINKTYNSAMLAEALCKIEGFTYAPSDTFYWQHGYSTERDFIYVTTQNLSHEQLSKLADEVGQERTLLVLCSAFCGKVDIFPNLTIKKIPKQILARCEWGHDDYSLKIENLPKAPQKIGQLSLFDMENL